Proteins from one Stenotrophomonas aracearum genomic window:
- a CDS encoding UbiA family prenyltransferase, which translates to MNAQNRALCVDLDGTLLRSDILYESLLALLARNPLYLFLLPFWLLGGKAAVKRQLASRVQLPAETLPYDERVLDILRTTTQRPRVLCTASDQLLVQPIADHLGLFEEVIASDGQTNLSGHNKGKALAARFGERGFDYMGNGRVDLEVWAHAGGAIVVNNGERLARDAAGQTEVLGHLPAQNGGLLTWIKALRIYQWLKNLLVLVPLLTAHRFLEPAAVIDAGIAFLAFGLCASGVYLLNDLLDLTPDRMHPRKRKRPFAAGTLPLLHGLLMAPLLTVFGFALAWLCSPAFAGVLLCYYVMTLGYSLKLKRIVMIDVVLLAALYTVRIIGGTVAIGSELSFWLLAFSMFVFLSLAMLKRYTELAAALASGKEMAIGRGYAVADLPLVQSLGAAAGYIGVLVFALYINSPESLELYSNPKVLWLLCPMLLYWISRMWIVSHRGEMEDDPIVFAAMDRVSQVVIALCVVIVLAAI; encoded by the coding sequence TTGAATGCCCAGAACCGCGCGCTCTGTGTCGACCTTGACGGAACCCTGCTGCGTTCCGACATCCTCTATGAATCGTTGCTGGCCCTGCTCGCGCGCAATCCGCTGTACCTGTTCCTGCTCCCGTTCTGGCTGCTCGGAGGCAAGGCTGCGGTGAAGCGCCAGCTGGCCTCGCGGGTGCAGCTCCCCGCCGAGACGCTGCCGTACGACGAGCGGGTGTTGGACATCCTGCGCACCACCACGCAGCGACCGCGGGTCCTGTGCACGGCCTCCGACCAGCTGCTGGTGCAGCCAATCGCCGACCATCTCGGGCTGTTCGAGGAAGTGATCGCCAGCGACGGACAGACCAACCTCTCCGGCCACAACAAGGGCAAGGCGCTCGCGGCCCGCTTCGGCGAACGCGGCTTCGACTATATGGGCAATGGCCGGGTCGACCTGGAGGTCTGGGCGCACGCCGGCGGAGCCATCGTGGTCAACAACGGCGAACGCCTGGCCCGCGATGCGGCCGGCCAGACCGAGGTGCTGGGCCACCTGCCCGCACAGAATGGCGGCCTGCTCACCTGGATCAAGGCACTGCGCATCTACCAGTGGCTCAAGAACCTGCTGGTGCTGGTGCCACTACTCACCGCGCACCGCTTCCTGGAACCCGCCGCAGTGATCGACGCAGGCATCGCGTTCCTCGCGTTCGGCCTGTGCGCGTCGGGCGTCTACCTGCTCAACGACCTGCTCGACCTGACCCCCGACCGCATGCACCCGCGCAAGCGTAAACGGCCCTTCGCCGCGGGGACGCTGCCGCTGCTGCACGGCCTGCTGATGGCGCCGCTGCTGACCGTGTTCGGGTTCGCGCTGGCGTGGCTGTGCAGCCCCGCCTTCGCCGGCGTCCTGCTGTGCTACTACGTCATGACCCTGGGCTATTCGCTCAAGCTCAAGCGCATCGTGATGATCGACGTGGTGCTGCTAGCCGCGCTGTACACCGTGCGCATCATCGGCGGGACCGTAGCGATCGGCTCGGAGCTGTCGTTCTGGCTGCTGGCGTTCTCGATGTTCGTCTTCCTCAGCCTGGCCATGCTCAAGCGCTACACCGAACTGGCCGCCGCGCTCGCCAGCGGCAAGGAAATGGCGATCGGCCGCGGTTACGCCGTAGCCGACCTGCCGCTGGTGCAATCGCTGGGGGCTGCTGCCGGCTATATCGGCGTGCTGGTGTTCGCGCTGTACATCAACAGCCCGGAAAGTCTTGAGCTGTACAGCAATCCGAAAGTCCTGTGGCTGTTGTGCCCGATGCTGCTGTATTGGATCAGCCGCATGTGGATCGTTTCGCACCGCGGCGAGATGGAAGATGACCCTATTGTCTTCGCGGCCATGGACCGGGTCAGCCAGGTGGTGATCGCCCTGTGCGTGGTCATCGTACTCGCCGCGATATGA
- a CDS encoding lysylphosphatidylglycerol synthase transmembrane domain-containing protein: MAEDASFTPPAPQRRGRALGWLAGVAVVYLVALWYLDRDKNVLSRLGELGGPLLLCAGAVLASYGFRYQRWHMLVRAQGHPLASWWSGLGAYLAGFAFTASPGKAGELLRIRYFSRLGVPPRTTLTTFVYERALDLLVITLMATGAARLVPLFGVLTGLVLAVVAGICLLACWPALQQLARVVIARLPVQRLRQLCGFLLDGVCALQPLLRPRLALTSAIHGAAAWLLTSAAFAWLCHSLGIDLAWQHAVAIYPLAMLVGALSFVPGGVGTTEAAIVVMLASVGAGVDVALTAAIGIRLASLWLAVLVGMLAMAVLEARPSH, translated from the coding sequence GTGGCCGAAGACGCCTCTTTCACTCCGCCCGCCCCGCAGCGCCGGGGCCGGGCACTGGGATGGTTGGCAGGCGTCGCCGTCGTGTATCTGGTGGCGCTGTGGTATCTGGATCGCGACAAGAACGTGCTGTCGCGACTGGGCGAGCTGGGCGGCCCGCTGCTGCTGTGTGCAGGTGCGGTACTGGCCAGCTATGGTTTCCGCTACCAGCGCTGGCACATGCTGGTGCGCGCACAGGGCCATCCGCTGGCTTCCTGGTGGTCGGGGCTGGGGGCCTATCTGGCCGGCTTCGCTTTTACCGCATCGCCGGGCAAGGCCGGCGAGCTGCTGCGCATACGCTACTTTTCACGCCTGGGCGTACCACCCAGGACCACGCTGACGACGTTCGTCTACGAACGCGCACTGGATCTGCTGGTCATCACCCTGATGGCGACCGGCGCCGCACGCTTGGTTCCCCTGTTTGGTGTGTTGACCGGCCTGGTACTCGCCGTGGTGGCCGGGATCTGCCTGCTGGCGTGCTGGCCAGCCCTGCAGCAGCTTGCGCGGGTCGTCATCGCTCGACTTCCGGTCCAACGACTGCGCCAGCTATGCGGTTTCCTGCTTGACGGAGTGTGCGCCCTGCAACCCCTGCTGCGCCCGCGCCTGGCCTTGACCAGCGCCATCCATGGCGCCGCCGCGTGGCTGCTGACCTCCGCCGCATTCGCGTGGCTCTGCCACTCGCTGGGAATCGATCTGGCCTGGCAGCATGCAGTGGCCATCTACCCGCTGGCGATGCTGGTGGGCGCGCTATCCTTCGTCCCCGGGGGCGTGGGCACCACCGAGGCCGCCATCGTGGTGATGCTGGCCAGCGTGGGCGCCGGCGTGGACGTAGCCCTGACCGCCGCCATCGGGATCCGACTCGCCAGCCTGTGGCTGGCGGTGCTGGTTGGAATGCTCGCGATGGCCGTCCTCGAGGCACGTCCATCGCACTGA
- a CDS encoding electron transfer flavoprotein subunit alpha/FixB family protein — protein MTKILVVAEHHDGKLNAATAKTVSAAAAISGASIDVLVLAADPAAVAAQAAQLAGVAKVLTVANAANAQALAQVLAPQIAQLARGYTHVFGPSTTFGKDLMPCVAALLGVNQVSDLMSVEGSHSFKRPIYAGNAIITVDVPADQIVVATVRAASWPEAAQGGSAPVEAASVDAALPTHTRFIGLAAGATDRPDLQSAKRVVSGGRGVGSEENFKVIFQLADKLGAAVGASRAAVDAGYVPSDLQVGQTGKIIAPELYVAVGISGAIQHLTGIKDAGTIVAINKDPDSPIFEIADIGLVGDLFTLLPELEAAL, from the coding sequence ATGACCAAGATCCTCGTAGTTGCCGAACACCATGACGGCAAGCTCAATGCCGCCACCGCCAAGACCGTGAGCGCGGCCGCTGCCATCAGCGGCGCCAGCATCGACGTGCTGGTGCTGGCCGCCGACCCGGCCGCCGTGGCCGCCCAGGCCGCCCAGCTGGCTGGCGTGGCCAAGGTGCTGACCGTGGCCAATGCCGCCAATGCCCAGGCCCTGGCCCAGGTGCTGGCCCCGCAGATCGCACAGCTGGCCAGGGGCTACACCCACGTGTTCGGCCCGTCGACCACCTTCGGCAAGGACCTGATGCCGTGCGTGGCTGCCCTGCTCGGCGTGAACCAGGTCTCCGACCTGATGAGCGTGGAAGGCAGCCACAGCTTCAAGCGCCCGATCTACGCGGGCAACGCGATCATCACCGTGGACGTGCCGGCCGACCAGATCGTGGTCGCCACCGTGCGCGCCGCCTCCTGGCCGGAAGCGGCCCAGGGCGGCAGCGCCCCGGTGGAAGCGGCCAGCGTGGACGCGGCCCTGCCGACCCACACCCGCTTCATCGGCCTGGCCGCCGGTGCCACCGACCGCCCGGACCTGCAGAGCGCCAAGCGCGTGGTCTCCGGTGGTCGTGGCGTCGGTTCGGAGGAGAACTTCAAGGTGATCTTCCAGCTGGCCGACAAGCTCGGTGCGGCCGTGGGCGCCTCGCGCGCGGCGGTGGATGCCGGCTACGTCCCCAGCGACCTGCAGGTCGGCCAGACCGGCAAGATCATCGCCCCGGAACTGTACGTGGCGGTCGGCATCAGCGGTGCCATCCAGCACCTGACCGGGATCAAGGACGCCGGGACCATCGTGGCGATCAACAAGGACCCGGACTCGCCGATCTTCGAGATTGCCGATATCGGGCTGGTCGGGGACCTGTTCACCTTGTTGCCTGAGCTGGAAGCGGCCCTGTAA
- a CDS encoding electron transfer flavoprotein subunit beta/FixA family protein, whose protein sequence is MKILVAYKRVVDYNVRIQVKPDGSGVVTDGVKLSPNPFDEIALEEALRLRDKGIATEVVVATIAPADAQAHLRNGLAMGANRAIHVVTDQAIQPLTAARTLLKLVEKEQPDLVILGKQAIDDDANQTGQMLATLWGRPQATFASKLEIADGKATVTREVDAGLETLEVDLPAVVTTDLRLNEPRFIKLPDIMKAKAKPLESLQLADLGVEAADTFNTTHYAAPSKRSKGVMVKDAAELVAALKQKGLL, encoded by the coding sequence ATGAAAATCCTCGTCGCGTACAAGCGCGTGGTGGACTACAACGTCCGCATTCAGGTCAAGCCGGACGGTTCCGGCGTGGTCACCGACGGCGTCAAGCTGTCCCCCAACCCCTTTGACGAAATCGCTCTGGAAGAAGCCCTGCGCCTGCGCGACAAGGGCATCGCTACCGAGGTCGTGGTCGCCACCATCGCCCCGGCCGACGCCCAGGCGCACCTGCGCAACGGCCTGGCCATGGGTGCCAACCGCGCCATCCACGTCGTCACCGACCAGGCCATCCAGCCGCTGACCGCCGCCCGCACCCTGCTCAAGCTGGTGGAGAAGGAACAGCCGGACCTGGTGATCCTGGGCAAGCAGGCGATCGACGACGACGCCAACCAGACCGGCCAGATGCTGGCCACGCTGTGGGGCCGCCCGCAGGCCACCTTCGCCAGCAAGCTGGAGATTGCCGACGGCAAGGCCACCGTGACCCGCGAGGTCGACGCCGGCCTGGAAACGCTGGAAGTGGACCTGCCGGCCGTGGTCACCACCGACCTGCGCCTGAACGAGCCGCGCTTCATCAAGCTGCCGGACATCATGAAGGCCAAGGCCAAGCCGCTGGAGAGCCTGCAGCTGGCGGACCTGGGCGTTGAAGCCGCCGACACCTTCAACACCACCCACTACGCCGCGCCGTCCAAGCGCAGCAAGGGTGTGATGGTCAAGGACGCAGCCGAACTGGTTGCCGCACTCAAGCAGAAGGGGTTGCTGTAA
- the rfbB gene encoding dTDP-glucose 4,6-dehydratase, which yields MPTWLVTGGAGFIGGNFVLEAVAKGVRVINLDALTYAGNLKTLTSLEGNPDHVFVQGDIGDQSLVTRLLNEYQPDAVLNFAAESHVDRSIDGPGAFIQTNVVGTLGLLEAVRDFWKALPADKSQAFRFLHVSTDEVYGTLGETGKFSETTPYAPNSPYSASKAASDHLVRAFHHTYGLPVLTTNCSNNYGPYHFPEKLIPLVIAKALAGEPLPVYGDGKQVRDWLFVSDHCEAIRTVLAKGQVGETYNVGGNSEKENIEVVHAICALLDARQPREDGQPRSSQITYVADRPGHDRRYAIDASKLKDQLGWEPKYTFEQGIGFTVDWYLNNQEWVNGVLDGSYRLQRIGTSA from the coding sequence GTGCCCACATGGCTTGTCACCGGCGGAGCCGGATTCATTGGCGGAAACTTTGTGTTGGAAGCCGTCGCCAAAGGCGTGCGGGTGATCAATCTGGATGCCCTGACCTATGCGGGCAACCTGAAAACGCTGACCTCGCTGGAGGGCAATCCGGACCACGTCTTCGTTCAAGGCGATATCGGCGATCAATCGCTGGTGACCCGGCTGCTCAATGAGTACCAGCCGGACGCTGTCCTGAACTTCGCAGCCGAAAGCCATGTGGACCGGTCCATCGACGGTCCCGGCGCCTTCATCCAGACCAATGTTGTCGGCACGTTGGGCCTCCTTGAAGCCGTCCGTGACTTTTGGAAGGCGCTGCCGGCCGACAAAAGCCAGGCGTTCCGCTTCCTGCACGTGTCCACCGACGAGGTGTACGGCACGCTGGGTGAAACCGGCAAGTTCAGCGAAACTACTCCCTATGCGCCGAACTCGCCGTATTCGGCGTCCAAGGCGGCTTCGGACCACTTGGTGCGTGCGTTCCACCATACCTACGGGCTGCCGGTGCTGACCACCAACTGCTCGAACAACTACGGCCCGTACCACTTCCCGGAGAAGCTCATTCCGCTGGTGATCGCCAAGGCGCTGGCCGGCGAACCGCTGCCGGTCTATGGCGACGGCAAGCAGGTGCGCGACTGGCTGTTCGTGTCCGATCACTGCGAAGCGATCCGTACCGTGCTGGCCAAGGGCCAGGTCGGCGAGACCTACAACGTGGGTGGCAACTCCGAGAAAGAGAACATTGAAGTGGTGCACGCCATCTGTGCGCTGCTCGATGCACGCCAGCCGCGCGAAGATGGCCAGCCGCGTAGCAGCCAGATCACTTACGTGGCCGACCGTCCGGGCCATGACCGTCGTTATGCCATTGACGCATCGAAGCTGAAGGACCAGCTGGGCTGGGAGCCCAAGTACACCTTCGAGCAGGGCATCGGGTTCACGGTTGACTGGTACCTGAACAACCAGGAATGGGTCAACGGCGTGCTCGACGGCAGTTATCGACTGCAGCGCATCGGCACGAGCGCCTAA
- the rfbA gene encoding glucose-1-phosphate thymidylyltransferase RfbA: MTQRKGIILAGGSGTRLYPITKGVSKQLLPVYDKPMIYYPLSVLMLAGIRDVLIINTPHEQALFQTLLGDGSQWGMNIEYAVQPSPDGLAQAYLIGKDFVGGKPSCLVLGDNIFHGHGLSEMLRNADQRETGATVFGYWVNDPERYGVAEFDKAGKVIDLVEKPANPRSNYAVTGLYFYDGNASHHAAELKPSPRGELEITDLNQRYLREGNLHLEALGRGYAWLDTGTHQSLLEASNFIETIQTRQGLQVCCPEEIAFGQGWINAEQLEALAAPLIKNGYGQYLHALAVRGVVP, from the coding sequence ATGACGCAACGTAAAGGCATCATCCTGGCGGGCGGCTCCGGCACCCGCCTGTACCCGATCACCAAGGGCGTCAGCAAGCAGCTGCTGCCGGTGTACGACAAGCCGATGATCTATTACCCGCTCAGCGTGCTGATGCTGGCCGGGATCCGCGACGTGCTGATCATCAACACCCCGCACGAGCAGGCGCTCTTCCAGACGCTGCTGGGAGATGGTTCGCAGTGGGGCATGAACATCGAGTACGCCGTGCAGCCAAGCCCGGATGGGCTGGCGCAGGCTTACCTGATTGGCAAGGACTTTGTGGGCGGCAAGCCGAGCTGCCTGGTGCTGGGGGACAACATCTTCCACGGCCACGGCTTGAGCGAAATGCTGCGCAACGCCGATCAGCGCGAAACCGGCGCGACCGTTTTCGGGTACTGGGTGAATGACCCGGAACGTTACGGCGTGGCTGAGTTCGACAAGGCAGGCAAGGTCATTGATCTGGTCGAGAAGCCGGCCAACCCGCGTTCGAACTATGCGGTTACCGGGCTGTACTTCTACGACGGCAATGCCAGCCACCACGCAGCCGAACTGAAGCCGTCGCCGCGCGGCGAGCTGGAGATCACCGATCTCAATCAGCGTTACCTGCGCGAAGGTAATCTGCATCTGGAAGCATTGGGTCGTGGCTACGCGTGGCTCGACACCGGCACGCACCAGTCACTGTTGGAGGCTTCCAACTTCATCGAGACAATCCAGACCCGCCAAGGCCTGCAGGTCTGCTGCCCGGAAGAAATTGCCTTCGGGCAGGGTTGGATCAACGCCGAACAGCTGGAAGCGCTTGCCGCACCGCTGATCAAGAATGGTTATGGCCAGTACCTGCATGCACTGGCCGTGCGTGGAGTCGTACCGTGA
- the rfbC gene encoding dTDP-4-dehydrorhamnose 3,5-epimerase, whose amino-acid sequence MKVIETKLPGCVVIEPAVFGDERGFFFETWNAERFGQHGLPTKFVQSNVSTSAKGVLRGLHYQWPRPQGKLVSVLEGEVYDVAVDIRRGSPTFGQWEAVVLSAENKKQFWIPEGFAHGFAVLSERAVFSYLCTEVYLKDFDAGVRWNDADIGVDWPISGPTLSAKDEAAPFLKDIAEDRLPDFAVLQGAP is encoded by the coding sequence GTGAAAGTAATTGAAACCAAGCTGCCGGGCTGCGTGGTGATCGAGCCGGCTGTGTTCGGCGATGAACGCGGCTTCTTCTTTGAGACTTGGAACGCCGAGCGTTTCGGCCAGCATGGCCTGCCCACGAAGTTTGTCCAGAGCAACGTGTCCACCTCGGCCAAGGGCGTACTGCGTGGCCTTCATTACCAGTGGCCGCGTCCGCAGGGCAAACTGGTCAGCGTGCTCGAAGGCGAGGTGTACGACGTAGCCGTGGATATCCGTCGCGGCTCGCCGACCTTCGGCCAATGGGAAGCGGTGGTGCTGAGCGCGGAAAACAAGAAGCAGTTCTGGATTCCGGAAGGCTTCGCGCACGGCTTCGCCGTGCTGTCCGAGCGTGCCGTCTTCAGCTATCTGTGCACCGAGGTGTACCTGAAGGACTTTGACGCAGGCGTACGCTGGAATGATGCCGACATCGGCGTGGACTGGCCGATCAGCGGCCCGACGCTGTCGGCCAAGGATGAAGCCGCACCGTTCCTGAAGGACATCGCCGAAGACCGTCTTCCGGACTTCGCGGTGCTGCAGGGCGCGCCGTGA
- the rfbD gene encoding dTDP-4-dehydrorhamnose reductase has protein sequence MTVLLFAGNGQLGQELLRALAPLGTLVATTRSGTLADGTPCETADFNQPESLIALLDRLKPSVVVNAAAYTAVDRAEEERDAAFRANAEAPGVIARWCAAVGVPLVHYSTDYVFDGQGVRPYREDDATAPLGVYGASKLAGEEAIRAAGGRHLIFRTAWVYASHSANFLRTMLRVGAERDELRVVADQVGTPTPAALIADVTAQVLQHPGALSGTWHLTAQGETSWHGFAEAIFAEAVAAGKLARAPKVLAISTAEYPTPAKRPAYSHLDVAKLESDFGITLPSWEDGLRRVLNERTNDRT, from the coding sequence GTGACGGTGCTGCTGTTTGCCGGCAACGGTCAGCTGGGCCAGGAATTGTTGCGCGCCCTGGCCCCGCTCGGCACGCTCGTGGCAACCACCCGCAGCGGCACCTTGGCCGACGGTACGCCTTGCGAGACGGCTGATTTCAACCAGCCCGAATCCCTCATCGCACTGCTCGACCGGTTGAAGCCCAGCGTTGTGGTGAATGCCGCGGCCTACACGGCGGTGGATCGCGCCGAAGAAGAGCGTGACGCTGCTTTCCGCGCCAATGCGGAAGCGCCGGGCGTCATCGCTCGCTGGTGCGCTGCAGTTGGCGTGCCGCTGGTGCATTACTCCACCGACTACGTGTTCGACGGGCAGGGCGTCCGACCCTATCGCGAAGACGATGCCACCGCGCCGTTGGGCGTGTACGGCGCCAGCAAGCTGGCCGGGGAAGAAGCTATCCGGGCTGCCGGTGGGCGCCATTTGATCTTCCGCACTGCCTGGGTGTATGCGTCGCACAGCGCCAACTTCCTCCGCACCATGCTGCGTGTCGGCGCTGAGCGTGATGAGCTGCGCGTGGTCGCCGACCAAGTGGGTACCCCGACCCCGGCGGCGTTGATTGCCGACGTAACCGCGCAGGTGCTGCAGCATCCTGGCGCGCTTTCAGGAACCTGGCACCTTACGGCTCAGGGCGAGACCAGTTGGCATGGTTTTGCGGAGGCCATTTTTGCCGAGGCGGTGGCCGCGGGAAAGCTGGCTCGCGCTCCCAAGGTTTTGGCGATCTCTACTGCCGAGTATCCAACTCCCGCAAAGCGCCCCGCATATTCCCACTTGGACGTGGCCAAGCTGGAGTCAGATTTTGGCATCACACTTCCGAGCTGGGAGGATGGTCTGCGCCGCGTCTTGAATGAGCGGACCAACGACCGGACCTGA
- the glmS gene encoding glutamine--fructose-6-phosphate transaminase (isomerizing) yields MCGIVGAIADRDVVPVLIEGLKRLEYRGYDSSGIAVLDRTQAQPDVRRVRRTGRVAEMEKAAAAEGFDATLGIGHTRWATHGGVTEANAHPHTSHGVALVHNGIIENHEEQRERLRGLGYVFESQTDTEVIAHLMHYNLKNGDSLLSALQRTVKELTGAYALAVMSRAEPDHFVCARMGCPLLVGLGEGENFVASDVSAVISATRNVIFLEEGDTADIRRDGVQVYDEHNLPVDRGVHQSDVSLASLELGPYRHFMQKEIHEQPRALGDTIEAAIDAGGFPAELFGKNAEDVLAGIEGVQIIACGTSYYAGLTARYWIEAIAGLPCSVEIASEYRYRAAYANPKHLIVTISQSGETLDTMEALKYAKSLGHLHTLSICNVPESAIPRASELVCYTRAGAEIGVASTKAFTTQLAALFQLTVVLGKLHGRIDAAQEAEYLEQLRFLPGSVQHALNMEPQIAAWAERFARKNSALFLGRGLHYPIALEGALKLKEITYIHAEAYPAGELKHGPLALVDEDMPVVVIAPNDSLLEKVKSNMQEVRARGGELFVFADQDSNFVESEGVHVIRTPRHAGVLSPVVHTIPVQLLAYHTALARGTDVDKPRNLAKSVTVE; encoded by the coding sequence ATGTGTGGAATTGTTGGCGCGATCGCAGATCGCGATGTGGTGCCGGTACTGATCGAGGGTCTCAAGCGCCTGGAATACCGCGGTTACGATTCGTCCGGCATCGCCGTGCTGGACCGGACCCAGGCCCAGCCGGACGTGCGCCGGGTGCGCCGCACCGGCCGCGTGGCCGAGATGGAGAAGGCCGCGGCCGCCGAAGGCTTCGACGCCACCCTCGGCATCGGCCACACCCGCTGGGCCACCCATGGCGGGGTCACCGAAGCCAATGCCCACCCGCACACCAGCCACGGCGTGGCACTGGTGCACAACGGCATCATCGAGAACCACGAAGAGCAGCGTGAGCGCCTGCGCGGCCTGGGCTACGTGTTCGAGTCGCAGACCGACACCGAAGTCATCGCCCACCTGATGCATTACAACCTGAAGAACGGCGACAGCCTGCTCTCGGCACTGCAGCGCACGGTGAAGGAACTGACCGGCGCCTACGCGCTGGCGGTGATGAGCCGCGCCGAACCGGACCACTTCGTCTGCGCGCGCATGGGCTGCCCGTTGCTGGTCGGCTTGGGCGAGGGCGAGAACTTCGTTGCATCCGACGTGTCGGCGGTGATCTCGGCTACCCGCAACGTGATCTTCCTGGAAGAGGGCGACACCGCCGACATCCGCCGCGACGGCGTGCAGGTGTATGACGAGCACAACCTGCCGGTGGACCGTGGCGTGCACCAGTCCGACGTGTCGCTGGCCTCGCTGGAGCTGGGCCCGTACCGCCACTTCATGCAGAAGGAAATCCACGAGCAGCCGCGCGCGCTGGGCGACACCATCGAAGCGGCGATCGACGCCGGTGGTTTCCCGGCCGAGCTGTTCGGCAAGAATGCGGAGGACGTGCTGGCCGGCATCGAAGGCGTGCAGATCATCGCCTGCGGCACCAGCTACTACGCCGGCCTCACCGCGCGCTACTGGATCGAGGCCATCGCCGGGCTGCCGTGCAGCGTGGAGATCGCCAGCGAATACCGCTACCGCGCCGCCTACGCCAATCCCAAGCACCTGATCGTCACCATCTCCCAGTCCGGCGAAACCCTGGACACGATGGAGGCGCTGAAATACGCCAAGTCGCTGGGCCACCTGCACACGCTGTCGATCTGCAACGTGCCCGAGAGCGCGATCCCGCGCGCCAGCGAGCTGGTCTGCTACACCCGCGCCGGTGCCGAGATCGGCGTGGCCTCGACCAAGGCCTTCACCACCCAGCTCGCGGCACTGTTCCAGTTGACCGTGGTGCTGGGCAAGCTGCACGGTCGCATCGACGCCGCGCAGGAGGCGGAGTACCTGGAACAGCTGCGCTTCCTGCCGGGCAGCGTGCAGCATGCGCTGAACATGGAGCCGCAGATCGCGGCCTGGGCTGAGCGCTTCGCGCGCAAGAACAGCGCGCTGTTCCTCGGCCGTGGCCTGCATTACCCGATCGCACTGGAAGGCGCGCTCAAGCTCAAGGAAATCACCTACATCCATGCAGAGGCCTATCCGGCTGGCGAGCTCAAGCACGGTCCGCTGGCGCTGGTGGACGAAGACATGCCGGTGGTGGTGATCGCGCCCAACGACAGCCTGCTGGAGAAGGTGAAGTCCAACATGCAGGAAGTGCGCGCACGTGGCGGCGAATTGTTCGTGTTCGCCGACCAGGACAGCAACTTTGTCGAGTCCGAAGGCGTGCACGTGATCCGCACCCCGCGCCACGCCGGCGTGCTCAGCCCGGTGGTGCACACCATCCCGGTGCAGCTGCTGGCGTACCACACCGCGCTGGCGCGCGGCACGGACGTGGACAAGCCGCGCAACCTCGCGAAGAGCGTTACGGTGGAATGA